From a region of the Paenibacillus lutimineralis genome:
- a CDS encoding adenylosuccinate synthase → MSTVVVVGTQWGDEGKGKITDYLAESADVVARYQGGNNAGHTILIDGKKYKLSLIPSGVFYEDKKCVIGNGMVVNPAALLEEINYIHENGFSTKNLVISDRAHVIMPYHLLLDALEEDRKGPNKIGTTRKGIGPAYMDKAARNGIRIADLMDPKEFELKLRHLMKEKNQVIQQVYGAEPLDVEEVLKQYLEYAELIRPYVTDTSVVLNDAIDAKEKVLFEGAQGVMLDIDQGTYPFVTSSNPSAGGVCIGSGVGPSRINQVIGVAKSYTTRVGDGPFPTELNDEVGDTIRETGHEYGTVTGRPRRVGWFDSVVVRHARRVSGLTGLSLNSIDVLTGLKTVKICTGYKYRGEIITHYPASLKMLAECEAIYEELPGWSEDISQAKTLEDLPENARNYVQRVSELTGIPIAIFSVGRNRSQTNQVLPIYE, encoded by the coding sequence ATGTCAACGGTAGTCGTTGTAGGAACCCAATGGGGAGACGAAGGCAAAGGTAAAATCACGGATTATCTGGCGGAAAGCGCAGATGTGGTGGCCCGTTATCAAGGCGGTAACAATGCCGGTCACACGATCCTGATTGACGGTAAGAAGTACAAACTCAGCCTAATTCCATCGGGTGTCTTCTATGAAGATAAGAAATGCGTTATCGGCAACGGGATGGTTGTTAACCCTGCTGCCTTACTCGAAGAAATTAATTATATCCATGAGAATGGCTTCAGCACGAAGAACTTGGTGATCAGTGACCGTGCTCATGTCATCATGCCATATCATTTGCTGCTTGATGCGCTCGAAGAGGACCGCAAGGGTCCGAATAAGATTGGTACGACTCGTAAAGGGATCGGTCCGGCTTATATGGACAAGGCTGCGCGGAACGGCATCCGGATTGCTGACTTGATGGACCCTAAAGAGTTTGAATTGAAGCTTCGTCATTTGATGAAGGAGAAGAATCAAGTGATTCAGCAGGTCTACGGAGCAGAGCCGCTTGATGTAGAGGAAGTGCTGAAGCAATATCTTGAATATGCTGAGTTGATCCGTCCATATGTGACTGACACTTCTGTTGTGCTTAATGATGCTATTGATGCGAAAGAGAAGGTGCTGTTCGAAGGGGCGCAAGGCGTTATGCTCGATATCGACCAAGGTACTTATCCGTTCGTAACGTCTTCCAATCCATCCGCTGGTGGAGTCTGCATTGGTTCTGGCGTGGGTCCTTCGCGGATTAACCAAGTCATCGGTGTAGCTAAATCTTATACGACACGTGTCGGGGATGGACCGTTCCCAACGGAGTTAAATGATGAAGTCGGCGATACGATCCGTGAGACAGGACATGAGTATGGTACGGTTACTGGTCGTCCACGCCGTGTTGGTTGGTTCGATAGCGTGGTCGTGCGTCACGCTCGCCGCGTAAGCGGGTTGACGGGGTTGTCGCTGAACTCGATTGACGTATTGACTGGACTGAAGACGGTTAAGATTTGCACGGGCTACAAATACCGTGGAGAGATCATCACGCATTATCCAGCTAGCTTGAAGATGCTGGCAGAGTGTGAAGCGATCTATGAAGAGCTTCCAGGCTGGTCTGAGGATATTTCTCAAGCGAAAACCCTTGAGGATCTGCCAGAGAACGCCCGCAATTATGTGCAGCGTGTATCTGAGCTGACCGGAATTCCGATTGCCATCTTCTCGGTTGGCCGCAACCGCAGCCAGACGAATCAAGTATTGCCCATCTACGAATAA
- the dnaB gene encoding replicative DNA helicase, which produces MSSTDLFYDRIPPQNLEAEQAVIGAILLQSEALITAMERVRTEDFYDKPHQLIFEAMVQLGEEGQPIDLVTLTSRLQDRGELEDTGGVSYLAKLAHAVPTAANVEYYAQIIEEKSMLRRLIRTATQIVSEGYTGGEDVSSLLSDAERRILEISNRRSGSGFVAIRDVVMEVFERVEELHQNSGTTTGIPSGFVDLDKMTAGFQRNDLIIVAARPSVGKTAFALNIAQNVAVRAKETVAIFSLEMSAPQLVQRMICAEANLDASVMRTGDFKSDDDWSKLTMGIAALSEAEIYIDDTPGVTVADIRSKCRRLKKEKGLGMIVIDYLQLIHGRGKPGENRQQEVSEISRTLKQIARELEVPVIALSQLSRGVEQRQDKRPMMSDLRESGSIEQDADIVAFLYRDDYYNQETEKKNIIEIIIAKQRNGPVGTVELVFLKNYNKFANYERAHTDAFAG; this is translated from the coding sequence ATGAGCAGCACAGATCTGTTTTACGACCGGATCCCCCCGCAAAATCTGGAGGCGGAACAGGCCGTGATCGGAGCGATTTTGCTTCAGTCTGAAGCGCTAATCACTGCGATGGAGCGGGTGAGGACCGAGGACTTCTATGATAAGCCCCATCAACTTATTTTTGAAGCGATGGTACAGCTTGGAGAAGAGGGCCAACCTATCGACCTCGTTACGCTGACCTCGCGCTTGCAGGATCGGGGTGAACTGGAGGATACCGGCGGTGTCAGTTACCTAGCTAAGCTGGCCCATGCAGTTCCTACAGCCGCAAATGTGGAGTATTATGCGCAGATTATTGAAGAGAAGTCGATGCTCCGGCGCCTGATCCGGACGGCAACTCAGATCGTGAGCGAGGGATATACCGGTGGAGAGGATGTCTCTTCCCTATTAAGCGATGCCGAGCGGCGCATTCTAGAAATATCGAACCGCCGCTCCGGCAGCGGGTTCGTCGCGATCCGCGATGTTGTGATGGAAGTATTCGAGCGTGTCGAAGAACTGCATCAGAATAGTGGGACAACAACGGGGATTCCTTCCGGGTTCGTCGATCTCGACAAGATGACGGCCGGCTTCCAGCGCAACGACCTTATTATCGTAGCAGCCCGTCCTTCCGTTGGTAAGACGGCCTTCGCGCTGAATATTGCTCAGAACGTGGCGGTCCGGGCCAAAGAGACCGTTGCGATCTTCAGTCTGGAAATGTCAGCCCCTCAGCTCGTACAGCGGATGATTTGCGCTGAAGCCAATTTGGACGCTAGTGTGATGCGAACGGGTGACTTCAAGAGTGATGATGACTGGTCCAAGCTGACAATGGGCATAGCTGCCTTGTCGGAGGCGGAGATCTATATTGACGATACTCCGGGGGTAACGGTTGCCGATATTCGCTCTAAATGCCGTCGTCTCAAGAAAGAGAAAGGGCTTGGAATGATCGTGATCGATTATCTCCAGCTCATTCACGGACGGGGCAAACCTGGCGAGAACCGGCAGCAGGAGGTATCAGAAATTTCGCGTACTCTGAAGCAAATCGCGCGGGAGTTGGAAGTGCCGGTTATTGCACTGTCTCAGCTTAGCCGGGGTGTAGAGCAACGTCAGGATAAGCGCCCGATGATGTCTGACCTTCGGGAATCAGGTTCCATCGAGCAGGACGCGGATATCGTCGCTTTCTTATACCGTGATGATTACTATAATCAGGAGACGGAGAAGAAGAACATTATTGAGATTATTATCGCTAAGCAGCGGAACGGCCCTGTTGGTACCGTCGAGCTGGTCTTCCTGAAGAATTACAATAAATTTGCGAACTATGAACGGGCGCACACTGATGCGTTCGCTGGATAG
- the rplI gene encoding 50S ribosomal protein L9, whose product MKVIFLKDVKGQGKKGEIKEVSEGYATNFLIPRGLVRPATEGNVKTLEHQTAAEQKRKDQEKQDAITLGKKLEEMTVELQAKAGEGGRLFGAITSKQVAEAMSKAGVKIDKRKIELDEPIRTLGVTQVSVKLHPEVKATFKVHVTEE is encoded by the coding sequence ATGAAGGTTATCTTCTTGAAGGATGTTAAGGGTCAAGGTAAAAAAGGGGAAATTAAAGAAGTCTCGGAAGGCTATGCAACAAACTTTCTGATTCCGCGCGGACTAGTCCGCCCAGCAACTGAGGGCAATGTGAAGACGTTGGAGCATCAGACAGCGGCTGAACAGAAGCGCAAAGACCAGGAGAAGCAGGATGCAATTACACTTGGCAAGAAGTTAGAAGAGATGACGGTTGAGCTTCAAGCAAAAGCCGGCGAAGGCGGCCGTTTGTTCGGCGCAATTACGAGCAAGCAAGTAGCTGAAGCAATGAGTAAGGCTGGGGTGAAGATCGACAAGCGCAAGATCGAACTGGACGAGCCGATCCGCACGCTGGGTGTAACTCAGGTTAGTGTGAAGCTTCATCCTGAGGTGAAGGCAACATTCAAGGTACATGTAACGGAGGAGTAA
- a CDS encoding DHH family phosphoesterase: protein MPKLLQKRWYGYQTVWVFMLELLLVIFVSYYNWILGLVSLCLVGGLAYVMLQAERRFRKELVKYVTDLTYRIKRVEGEAVSRLPFGLLLYGEDRTVEWHNRFVLGMFGRGSVVGVSLSELLPPLPQLVHDKRDHGSGRSLVEVIVNERYYELTIDADERMIYIHDMTELAVLRERYENEKVALGIVMLDNLDEAAQGMDDQQRTALIARVATAITDWAKQYRLYLRRLSSERYLMIMNQKSLSQLEQSRFVILDEVREMTADLKVPMTLSIGLAFGTESLSELGELAQSSLDMALGRGGDQAAVKAGQRMSFYGGKTGAVEKRTRVRARVIAHALRDLMQESDRVIIMGHRVPDFDVIGSSIGVLKAANMYNVEAHIVLDGPNPGITRLLDRIEQEDALLRRFVTPEQALSMMTPNTLLILVDTHKPSLTMEPRLVSAAKRVVVVDHHRRGEEFINDAVLVYLEPYASSAAELVTELLQYIHEKVELSPLEATALLAGITVDTKHFALHTGSRTFEAAAFLRRMGADTVMVQRLLKEDLQEYIAKADIIKHARIIYSHVALAVTEPNRKIPQMLIAQVADTLLNMTNVLASFVISERPDGLIGISARSLGSMNVQVVMERLGGGGHLTNAAAQLEGSQAEAEKRLLEVLEQIDKEEGLFE from the coding sequence ATGCCTAAACTTCTGCAAAAACGTTGGTATGGGTATCAGACAGTATGGGTATTTATGCTCGAGCTGCTGCTTGTCATATTTGTCTCCTATTACAACTGGATCCTCGGTCTGGTCAGTCTTTGCCTAGTTGGCGGATTAGCCTATGTTATGCTGCAGGCGGAGCGTCGCTTCCGTAAGGAACTGGTGAAGTATGTGACGGATCTGACTTACCGGATCAAGCGAGTAGAAGGCGAAGCGGTGAGTCGCTTGCCGTTTGGCCTTCTACTCTATGGCGAGGATCGTACAGTTGAATGGCATAACCGCTTTGTGCTCGGCATGTTCGGTCGGGGGAGTGTTGTTGGCGTCTCCTTGTCGGAGCTATTGCCGCCACTACCACAGCTTGTTCATGATAAGAGGGATCATGGAAGTGGCAGGTCCTTGGTGGAAGTTATCGTCAATGAACGTTATTATGAGCTGACGATCGATGCCGATGAACGAATGATATATATTCATGATATGACCGAGCTGGCTGTGCTGCGTGAACGCTATGAGAACGAGAAGGTTGCGCTCGGGATCGTGATGCTCGATAATCTGGATGAAGCTGCACAGGGGATGGACGATCAGCAGCGGACCGCATTGATTGCCCGCGTGGCGACGGCGATTACCGATTGGGCGAAGCAATATCGTCTCTATCTGCGGCGGCTGTCGTCGGAACGCTATCTGATGATTATGAATCAGAAGTCGCTGAGCCAGCTCGAACAGAGCCGGTTCGTGATCCTGGACGAGGTCCGCGAGATGACGGCGGACCTCAAGGTGCCGATGACGCTGAGCATCGGCCTGGCCTTCGGTACCGAGAGCCTGAGCGAACTGGGCGAATTAGCCCAGTCCAGTCTGGATATGGCTCTCGGCCGGGGCGGTGACCAAGCCGCTGTGAAGGCGGGTCAACGCATGTCTTTCTACGGCGGCAAGACAGGCGCCGTAGAGAAGCGGACGCGCGTTCGTGCCCGCGTCATCGCCCACGCGCTGCGCGATCTGATGCAAGAGAGCGATCGCGTCATTATTATGGGCCATCGCGTCCCAGACTTTGACGTGATTGGCTCCTCGATTGGCGTGCTGAAGGCCGCTAATATGTACAATGTCGAGGCCCATATTGTGCTCGACGGACCAAATCCGGGCATTACTCGTCTCTTGGATCGCATTGAGCAGGAGGACGCCTTGTTAAGGCGCTTCGTTACACCTGAACAAGCGCTCAGCATGATGACGCCGAATACACTGTTGATTCTGGTTGACACGCATAAGCCATCGCTGACGATGGAGCCACGGCTCGTGAGCGCAGCAAAACGGGTAGTCGTCGTCGATCATCATCGCCGTGGTGAAGAGTTCATTAATGATGCCGTATTGGTATATCTGGAGCCATACGCTTCTTCAGCCGCAGAGCTGGTAACGGAGCTGCTTCAGTATATCCATGAGAAGGTTGAGCTCAGCCCACTGGAAGCGACGGCCTTGCTGGCCGGGATTACGGTAGATACGAAGCATTTTGCGCTTCATACGGGCTCCCGTACATTTGAGGCGGCGGCCTTCTTGCGGCGAATGGGCGCTGACACGGTCATGGTACAGCGGCTCCTGAAGGAGGACCTACAGGAGTATATCGCCAAGGCGGACATTATCAAGCATGCCCGGATCATCTACAGTCATGTTGCACTGGCTGTCACGGAGCCGAATCGCAAAATTCCACAGATGCTTATCGCTCAGGTGGCAGATACGCTGCTGAATATGACTAATGTGCTTGCCTCATTCGTCATTAGCGAGCGCCCAGATGGTCTAATAGGAATTAGCGCCCGTTCACTCGGGAGCATGAATGTCCAGGTCGTGATGGAGCGGCTTGGTGGCGGCGGACATTTAACAAACGCCGCGGCACAGTTAGAGGGCAGCCAGGCCGAAGCAGAGAAGAGACTGCTGGAGGTACTGGAGCAAATAGATAAGGAAGAGGGGTTATTCGAATGA
- a CDS encoding DUF2232 domain-containing protein, whose amino-acid sequence MKLRWTSVAWSIVYLLLLFSLATPLAVVTVFFILVPTVLLYSTLSRRLFLLHIVPAWILAAILFGSSGPIILLQALYFIIPSIVMGELYKKRAPAFRTVMMGAGTILVEFLLVLLISTVLFDFHLSWAIEDMINTMMEPFRNAADSTIGTGLGSNLVWSPEMIQQFSSLTVRMLPFTLIVCSLIMAAVTQAISRPTLGSMGLIVPKMPAFRNWRLPRSLIWYYLICLILNMLGGAAISEGFLGTILVNLTPLLQFLFMIQAASLFFFIAYQRKWNPVLPILLVIAMVFIPFLPFWIVGIADIAFPLRDMITKSKR is encoded by the coding sequence TTGAAACTGCGCTGGACATCGGTCGCTTGGAGCATTGTTTATTTATTGCTCCTGTTTTCATTAGCTACTCCACTTGCCGTGGTTACGGTATTTTTCATTTTGGTTCCAACCGTCCTGCTATATTCGACTTTATCGAGGCGGTTGTTCCTGCTTCATATCGTACCGGCATGGATTTTGGCAGCTATATTGTTTGGATCGAGCGGACCGATCATTCTGTTGCAGGCCCTGTATTTTATAATCCCTTCTATAGTGATGGGAGAGTTGTATAAGAAGCGGGCACCTGCTTTCCGAACAGTAATGATGGGAGCGGGCACGATTTTGGTGGAATTTCTGCTAGTGCTGCTGATTAGTACGGTATTATTTGATTTTCATTTGTCATGGGCTATTGAAGACATGATTAACACGATGATGGAACCTTTTAGAAATGCTGCAGATAGCACAATAGGAACTGGTCTAGGCAGCAATTTGGTATGGTCCCCGGAGATGATTCAGCAATTCTCCTCTCTAACTGTACGGATGCTTCCATTTACACTGATTGTATGTTCGCTTATCATGGCGGCGGTAACTCAGGCGATCTCTCGTCCAACATTGGGCAGCATGGGGTTGATCGTTCCGAAGATGCCAGCGTTCCGCAATTGGCGCTTGCCGCGCTCCTTAATCTGGTATTATCTGATTTGCCTCATCCTGAATATGCTTGGTGGAGCGGCTATAAGCGAAGGGTTCCTCGGGACCATTTTGGTTAATCTGACGCCGTTATTACAGTTTTTATTTATGATTCAGGCTGCAAGCCTCTTCTTTTTCATAGCTTATCAACGCAAGTGGAATCCGGTACTGCCTATATTGCTCGTTATCGCGATGGTCTTCATACCGTTTCTGCCGTTCTGGATTGTCGGGATCGCAGACATTGCCTTTCCACTGCGTGACATGATAACGAAATCAAAACGATAG